A genomic stretch from Capricornis sumatraensis isolate serow.1 chromosome 4, serow.2, whole genome shotgun sequence includes:
- the FGFR1 gene encoding fibroblast growth factor receptor 1, producing the protein MWSRKCLLFWAVLVTATLCTAKPAPTLPEQAQPWGAPVEVESLLVHPGDLLQLRCQLRDDVQSINWLRDGVQLADSNRTRITGEEVEVRGSVPADSGLYACVTSSPSGSDTTYFSVNVSDALPSSEDDDDDDDSSSEEKETDNTKPNRMPVAPYWTSPEKMEKKLHAVPAAKTVKFKCPSSGTPNPTLRWLKNGKEFKPDHRIGGYKVRYATWSIIMDSVVPSDKGNYTCIVENEYGSINHTYQLDVVERSPHRPILQAGLPANKTVALGSNVEFMCKVYSDPQPHIQWLKHIEVNGSKIGPDNLPYVQILKTAGVNTTDKEMEVLHLRNVSFEDAGEYTCLAGNSIGLSHHSAWLTVLEALEERPAVMTSPLYLEIIIYCTGAFLISCMVGSVIIYKMKSGTKKSDFHSQMAVHKLAKSIPLRRQVSADSSASMNSGVLLVRPSRLSSSGTPMLAGVSEYELPEDPRWELPRDRLVLGKPLGEGCFGQVVLAEAIGLDKDKPNRVTKVAVKMLKSDATEKDLSDLISEMEMMKMIGKHKNIINLLGACTQDGPLYVIVEYASKGNLREYLQARRPPGLEYCYNPSHHPEEQLSSKDLVSCAYQVARGMEYLASKKCIHRDLAARNVLVTEDNVMKIADFGLARDIHHIDYYKKTTNGRLPVKWMAPEALFDRIYTHQSDVWSFGVLLWEIFTLGGSPYPGVPVEELFKLLKEGHRMDKPSNCTNELYMMMRDCWHAVPSQRPTFKQLVEDLDRIVALTSNQEYLDLSMPLDQYSPSFPDTRSSTCSSGEDSVFSHEPLPEEPCLPRHPAQLANGGLKRR; encoded by the exons cccagccctggggagcCCCCGTGGAAGTGGAGTCCCTCCTGGTCCACCCCGGTGACCTGCTGCAGCTCCGCTGTCAGCTGCGGGATGATGTTCAGAGCATCAACTGGCTGCGGGACGGGGTGCAGCTGGCGGACAGCAACCGCACGCGCATCACCGGGGAGGAGGTGGAGGTTCGGGGCTCCGTGCCTGCCGACTCAGGCCTCTACGCCTGCGTGACCAGCAGCCCCTCCGGCAGTGACACAACCTACTTCTCTGTCAACGTCTCAG ATGCGCTCCCCTCGTCGGAGGACGACGATGACGACGATGACTCCTCTTCcgaggagaaggaaacagataacACCAAACCAAACCGTATGC CCGTGGCTCCGTACTGGACGTCACcagaaaagatggaaaagaaactGCACGCGGTGCCAGCTGCCAAGACAGTGAAGTTCAAATGCCCTTCCAGTGGGACCCCGAACCCCACGCTGCGCTGGCTGAAAAACGGCAAAGAATTCAAGCCTGACCACAGGATCGGAGGCTACAAG GTCCGTTATGCCACCTGGAGCATCATTATGGACTCCGTGGTGCCTTCGGATAAGGGCAACTACACCTGCATCGTGGAGAACGAATACGGCAGCATCAACCATACCTACCAGCTCGATGTCGTGG AGCGGTCCCCTCACCGGCCCATCCTGCAGGCGGGCTTGCCGGCCAACAAGACGGTGGCCCTGGGCAGCAATGTGGAGTTCATGTGCAAGGTGTACAGTGACCCGCAGCCCCACATCCAGTGGCTGAAGCACATCGAGGTGAACGGGAGTAAGATTGGGCCGGACAACCTGCCTTATGTCCAGATCTTGAAG ACGGCCGGAGTTAACACCACCGACAAAGAGATGGAGGTGCTGCACTTAAGGAATGTCTCCTTTGAGGACGCGGGGGAGTATACATGCTTGGCGGGTAACTCTATCGGACTCTCCCATCACTCTGCATGGCTGACCGTTCTGGAAG CCCTGGAAGAGAGACCGGCGGTGATGACCTCGCCGCTGTACCTGGAGATCATCATCTACTGCACGGGGGCCTTCCTCATCTCCTGCATGGTGGGCTCTGTCATCATCTACAAGATGAAGAGCGGCACGAAGAAGAGCGACTTCCACAGCCAGATGGCCGTGCACAAGCTGGCCAAGAGCATCCCTCTGCGCAGACAG GTGTCAGCCGACTCCAGCGCATCCATGAACTCTGGGGTCTTGCTGGTTCGGCCCTCACGTCTCTCCTCCAGCGGCACCCCTATGCTGGCCGGGGTATCTGAATACGAGCTTCCTGAAGACCCTCGCTGGGAGCTGCCTCGGGACAG ACTGGTTTTAGGCAAGCCACTGGGAGAGGGCTGCTTTGGGCAGGTGGTGTTGGCGGAGGCCATCGGGCTGGACAAGGACAAACCCAACCGTGTGACCAAAGTGGCCGTGAAGATGCTAAAGT CGGATGCAACAGAGAAAGACCTGTCAGACCTGATCTCTGAGATGGAGATGATGAAGATGATTGGGAAACACAAGAACATCATCAACCTGCTGGGGGCCTGCACACAGGACG GTCCCCTGTACGTCATCGTGGAGTACGCCTCCAAGGGCAACCTCCGAGAGTACCTGCAGGCCCGGAGGCCGCCAGGGCTGGAGTACTGCTACAACCCCAGCCACCACCCTGAGGAGCAGCTCTCCTCCAAGGACCTGGTGTCCTGTGCCTACCAGGTGGCCCGAGGCATGGAGTATCTTGCCTCCAAGAAG TGCATCCACCGGGACCTGGCCGCCAGGAACGTCCTGGTGACGGAGGACAACGTGATGAAGATCGCGGACTTCGGTCTAGCTCGAGACATCCACCACATCGACTACTATAAAAAGACAACCAAT GGCCGACTGCCCGTCAAGTGGATGGCACCGGAGGCCTTGTTTGACCGGATCTACACCCACCAGAGCGACGT GTGGTCTTTTGGGGTGCTCCTCTGGGAAATCTTCACTCTGGGCGGCTCCCCATACCCTGGGGTCCCCGTGGAGGAGCTTTTCAAGCTGCTGAAGGAGGGTCATCGTATGGACAAGCCCAGTAACTGCACCAACGAGCT CTACATGATGATGAGAGACTGCTGGCACGCAGTCCCCTCTCAGAGACCCACCTTCAAGCAGCTGGTGGAAGACCTGGACCGCATCGTGGCCTTGACCTCCAACCAG GAGTACCTGGACCTGTCAATGCCTCTGGACCAATACTCCCCCAGCTTCCCCGACACCCGCAGCTCCACCTGCTCCTCCGGGGAGGATTCCGTCTTCTCTCACGAGCCCTTGCCCGAGGAACCCTGCCTGCCCCGACACCCGGCCCAGCTGGCCAACGGCGGACTCAAACGGCGCTGA